In a single window of the Biomphalaria glabrata chromosome 13, xgBioGlab47.1, whole genome shotgun sequence genome:
- the LOC106070331 gene encoding uncharacterized protein LOC106070331, translating to MDSVEATKFGKWVYLDHNCNGTHYNWQKGEKDTNSPFYKWLTSEKVLECNKSPLTVRSRPISSLPLIHRNRDRVDQWNCHRDRSPSFGVQIDETKDHVDASTSTGTELEQPIVVQPKIQFVCSKHCYLCTKEREQLIQKKNMKPKKSFCCCM from the exons ATGGACTCAGTAGAGGCAAC AAAATTCGGCAAATGGGTCTATCTTGATCACAACTGCAATGGTACCCATTATAATTGGCAGAAGGGTGAGAAGGATACAAACTCCCCATTTTACAAATGGCTTACAAGTGAAAAAGTCTTGGAATGTAATAAGTCGCCACTTACAGTCAGAAGCAGACCAATCTCCTCTCTTCCACTAATACACAGGAACAGAGACCGAGTTGACCAATGGAACTGTCATAGAGACAGATCTCCATCATTTGGTGTCCAG ATAGATGAGACAAAAGACCACGTGGATGCTTCCACTTCAACAGGCACAGAATTAGAGCAGCCAATAGTA GTCCAGCCAAAGATCCAGTTTGTGTGTAGTAAGCACTGCTATTTATGCACTAAGGAAAGGGAACAATTAATACAGAAGAAGAATATGAAGCCAAAAAAGAGCTTCTGCTGCTGCATGTAA
- the LOC106070318 gene encoding uncharacterized protein LOC106070318, whose product MGSQMCKPLNNEKSAQDDTETRSTTETRRRQGVSHETQTPPLGESSRHKTCQKNPGHKGYIAAHKFKIKHLPKTHRDQDVLDVIIAASQLTVRVSVRAISPQRPEFWPGSNHCYPHYNEQKSLLRTGSGMVSEVYKYTDGYFERDRVQHHKRKQHCWCANCQRSNTPSSVWWEVFVDTAAHVVFDETEACETSLRLFYDTKDSPLYIINTAVIDFVNVQRDFCKLKCVTCDKYIGEQLERFFLNFDKVWKTVTNKYFDKRDVNRMTFIVSHPHGCPKQISLGEWQDKLQTGDFIKFCYTTPTCPGSSGATVQCIGYRWWGRWDQLVHSGNIDYNLNSSGAGEVW is encoded by the exons atgggTTCACAAATGTGCAAGCCATTAAACAATGAAAAG AGTGCACAAGACGATACagaaactagatctactacCGAAACTAGAAGACGACAAGGAG TGAGCCACGAAACACAGACACCACCATTAGGAGAATCCTCTAGGCACAAAACTTGTCAGAAAAATCCTGGCCATAAAGGTTACATCGCTGCTCATAAATTCAAGATCAAACACTTGCCTAAAACTCATCGGGACCAAGACGTATTGGATGTCATTATAGCTGCGTCCCAGCTGACCGTACGAGTCAGTGTTCGAGCGATCAGCCCACAGAGACCAGAATTCTGGCCAGGCTCGAATCATTGCTATCCACACTATAATGAACAAAAGTCACTCCTAAGGACAGGGAGTGGTATGGTCAGTGAGGTGTACAAGTACACAGACGGCTATTTTGAGCGAGACAGAGTTCAGCATCACAAGAGGAAGCAACATTGCTGGTGTGCAAATTGTCAACGTTCCAATACACCCAGCAGCGTGTGGTGGGAGGTGTTTGTGGACACGGCGGCACATGTTGTTTTTGACGAGACTGAAGCGTGTGAAACATCATTAAGACTCTTCTACGACACAAAAGACAGTCcactatatattattaatactgCTGTCATAGACTTTGTCAATGTCCAAAGAGACTTCTGTAAGTTGAAGTGTGTGACCTGTGACAAATATATTGGAGAACAATTGGAAAGGTTTTTCCTGAATTTCGATAAGGTTTGGAAGACGGTCACTAACAAGTACTTTGATAAAAGAGACGTCAACAGGATGACCTTTATTGTGTCACACCCTCACGGCTGCCCGAAACAGATAAGCCTTGGGGAGTGGCAAGACAAATTACAGACTGGTGACTTCATTAAATTTTGCTATACGACACCTACATGCCCTGGAAGTAGTGGTGCCACTGTTCAGTGTATTGGATATAGGTGGTGGGGCAGGTGGGATCAGTTAGTCCACAGTGGCAATATTGATTATAATCTAAATAGCAGTGGTGCTGGTGAGGTGTGGTAG